A genomic window from Triticum urartu cultivar G1812 chromosome 7, Tu2.1, whole genome shotgun sequence includes:
- the LOC125523661 gene encoding LOW QUALITY PROTEIN: pre-mRNA-splicing factor syf1 homolog (The sequence of the model RefSeq protein was modified relative to this genomic sequence to represent the inferred CDS: substituted 1 base at 1 genomic stop codon): protein MEIEVSADDVAYEEDVLRDPFSLSGWLRYLSARRAAPPAKRAAIYERALRALPGSYKLWHAYLTELGDAARALPVTHAAHAGLDAAFERALAAGMSRMPRVWHMYASSLLHQRLLTRARRVLDRALRSLPVTQHHRVWPLHLRLASLPDCPAPTALRVHGRHLQFNPDHAEQFIAFHHLVSAGRWRDAAHHLAAAIDDEGFVFVKGTTKRQLLLDLCGLLAQHPEDVAGMPVDAILRGSIRKFPEEAGVLWTCLASHYARRGLHGKARDMFEEATTTATTVKDFRMVFDAYLHFEHAMAAAELELGQADTVDVQDCWLADRDSTDLAMARLERLLERRPELLNSVLLTQNPHDVXAWHERAKIFHKDPARQAATYVEAVKAVDPAKATGKPPHTLWLALASMYEDRGTVDCARDVLHRATQANFTAAEHLAAVYCEWAHMELRHQDPDRAIDLIRRATTPPSTEAMTRAAAAGGEDVRAKLHRCLKLWLVYLDLMTTHGSLESTCAVYDKMHDLGVVTPLLVLDHATLDYSTATLLEQHGRFEDAFCVYERGVRSFKHPHADAIWEAYLTKSVQRHGRSRPERVRDLFQAAALQAPPERKKAVYLRYPRFEEDFGLASRAMKVYEEATGAVPTGDRLGVYGVYVARATELYGLLKARDVYGQAIVGGGLPDEGARAMCVGFADIEIGLGEVARARALYAYAAAFTDPGVCHDFWKRWNDFEVRHGDEGTFREMLRAKRTMAAVARDGAGARCATGTGGGVVEQGLCPCAGQRLDVARQSKRIRLV from the exons ATGGAGATCGAGGTCTCGGCGGACGACGTCGCGTACGAGGAGGACGTCCTGCGGGATCCCTTCAGCCTGTCCGGCTGGCTGCGCTACCTGTCGGCCCGCCGCGCGGCGCCGCCGGCGAAGCGCGCGGCCATCTACGAGCGGGCGCTGCGGGCCCTCCCCGGGTCCTACAAGCTCTGGCACGCCTACCTCACGGAGCTCGGCGACGCCGCGCGCGCGCTGCCCGTCACCCACGCCGCCCACGCCGGCCTCGACGCCGCCTTCGAGCGCGCGCTCGCCGCCGGCATGTCCCGGATGCCGCGCGTCTGGCACATGTACGCCTCCTCGCTCCTCCACCAGCGCCTCCTCACCCGCGCCCGCCGCGTGCTCGACCGCGCCCTGCGGTCGCTGCCCGTCACGCAGCACCACCGCGTGTGGCCGCTCCACCTCCGCCTCGCCTCCCTGCCCGACTGCCCAGCCCCGACCGCCCTCCGCGTGCATGGCCGCCACCTCCAGTTCAACCCCGACCACgccgagcagttcatcgccttCCACCACCTCGTCTCTGCCGGCAGATGGCGGGACGCCGCCCACCACCTCGCGGCGgccatcgacgacgaaggcttcGTGTTCGTCAAGGGCACAACGAAGCGCCAGCTCCTGCTTGACCTGTGTGGCCTGCTCGCCCAGCACCCGGAGGACGTCGCCGGTATGCCGGTGGACGCAATCCTCCGCGGCAGCATCCGCAAGTTCCCCGAGGAGGCCGGCGTGCTGTGGACATGTCTGGCCAGCCACTACGCGCGGAGAGGCCTCCATGGCAAGGCGAGGGACATGTTCGAGGAGGCCACAACCACCGCGACCACCGTCAAGGACTTCCGGATGGTGTTCGACGCTTACTTGCACTTCGAGCACGCCATGGCCGCCGCGGAGCTCGAGCTCGGGCAAGCGGACACCGTCGACGTCCAGGACTGCTGGCTCGCGGACCGGGACAGCACAGACTTGGCGATGGCGAGGCTGGAGCGGCTGCTCGAACGCCGGCCGGAGCTGCTCAACAGCGTGCTGCTGACGCAGAACCCGCACGACGTCTAGGCGTGGCACGAGCGGGCCAAGATCTTCCACAAGGATCCCGCGAGGCAGGCCGCGACCTACGTGGAGGCCGTCAAGGCCGTGGATCCGGCGAAGGCGACGGGGAAGCCGCCGCACACGCTCTGGCTGGCGCTGGCCAGCATGTACGAGGACCGTGGCACCGTCGACTGCGCCCGAGACGTGCTCCACAGAGCCACGCAGGCGAACTTCACGGCGGCGGAGCACCTCGCCGCGGTTTACTGCGAGTGGGCCCACATGGAGCTGAGGCACCAGGATCCCGACCGGGCCATCGACCTCATCCGGCGAGCGACCACGCCACCGTCGACCGAGGCCATGACTCGCGCCGCTGCTGCCGGCGGCGAGGACGTTCGGGCGAAACTGCACCGGTGTCTCAAGCTGTGGCTCGTGTACCTGGATCTGATGACAACGCACGGGTCGCTCGAGTCCACCTGCGCCGTCTACGACAAGATGCACGACCTCGGCGTCGTCACGCCATTGCTGGTCCTCGACCACGCGACT CTAGATTATTCAACAGCGACCCTCCTCGAGCAGCACGGGCGGTTCGAGGACGCGTTCTGTGTGTACGAGCGGGGCGTCAGGTCCTTCAAGCACCCGCACGCCGACGCCATATGGGAGGCGTACTTGACCAAGTCCGTCCAGCGGCACGGGAGGAGCAGGCCGGAGAGGGTGCGGGACCTGTTCCAGGCGGCCGCCCTGCAGGCGCCGCCGGAGAGGAAGAAGGCCGTGTACCTCAGATACCCGAGGTTCGAGGAGGACTTCGGCCTCGCGAGCCGCGCCATGAAGGTGTACGAGGAGGCCACGGGCGCCGTCCCCACCGGCGACAGGCTCGGGGTCTACGGGGTGTACGTCGCGCGGGCTACCGAGCTCTACGGCCTTCTGAAGGCGAGGGACGTGTACGGCCAGGCGATCGTCGGCGGCGGGCTGCCCGACGAGGGCGCGAGGGCGATGTGCGTCGGGTTCGCCGACATCGAGATCGGGCTCGGGGAAGTTGCGCGCGCTCGGGCGCTGTACGCCTACGCGGCGGCCTTCACGGATCCCGGGGTTTGCCATGATTTTTGGAAGCGGTGGAACGACTTTGAGGTGCGGCACGGCGACGAGGGTACGTTCAGGGAGATGCTCCGCGCGAAGAGGACCATGGCGGCCGTTGCCAGAGATGGAGCCGGGGCGCGGTGTGCGACCGGCACCGGCGGCGGCGTGGTGGAGCAGGGGCTGTGCCCGTGCGCGGGACAACGACTCGACGTTGCTCGGCAATCCAAGCGGATACGCCTAGTGTAg